In Pseudomonas lalkuanensis, the following are encoded in one genomic region:
- a CDS encoding MFS transporter, translating to MPPLIRLMACLFALIVAMGVGRFALTPLLPHLIAEGQVSLTGAGLVAAANYLGYLVGALDAFYASSPRQARLRLVAGLWATVLLTLASALAEGFWPHVLLRFALGVTSAWVLVVVTGLSQRIAAEANRPRLGSLVFAGPAFGVMLTGALALELNLQGQGSAMLWLAFGVLALLLTLATHPLLPHPQAPTVTTIQPVPRRPRSLYALLAAYGLVGLGYIIPATFLSQMAAARFHGQWQADLFWPAFGLAAAIGVVLVSLRRQRPGGTRRWLVVALWLQALGTLACTLPGMAGLVLGVILSGGPFLAGMQLVMQYARELDPQGHSRNVGLLTAAFALGQLAGPLLAAASSHFSGDLQPALYAAGAGLLLAGALMARPGANPAGANSFAKQDAVLPCGSEFIRE from the coding sequence ATGCCACCGCTGATCCGCCTGATGGCCTGCCTGTTCGCCCTGATCGTCGCCATGGGTGTCGGTCGCTTCGCCCTGACTCCGCTGCTCCCACACTTGATCGCCGAAGGCCAGGTGAGCCTTACCGGTGCCGGCCTGGTAGCCGCCGCCAACTACCTGGGCTACCTGGTGGGAGCCCTGGACGCTTTCTATGCCAGCTCCCCGCGACAGGCACGGCTACGTCTGGTGGCGGGGCTCTGGGCCACCGTCCTGCTGACCCTGGCTTCCGCGCTGGCCGAAGGCTTCTGGCCCCATGTGCTGCTGCGTTTCGCCCTGGGGGTGACCAGCGCCTGGGTGCTGGTGGTGGTCACCGGCCTCAGCCAGCGCATCGCCGCAGAGGCCAACAGGCCCCGCCTGGGCAGCCTGGTATTCGCCGGCCCCGCCTTCGGCGTGATGCTGACCGGCGCGCTGGCCCTGGAGCTGAACCTGCAAGGCCAGGGTTCGGCCATGCTCTGGCTGGCCTTCGGCGTTCTGGCCCTTCTGCTGACCCTGGCTACCCATCCGCTGCTGCCCCATCCGCAAGCGCCAACCGTGACGACGATCCAACCCGTCCCACGGCGACCGCGCTCCCTGTATGCGCTGCTCGCTGCCTATGGCCTGGTGGGCCTGGGCTACATCATCCCCGCCACCTTCCTTTCGCAGATGGCTGCGGCGCGCTTCCACGGTCAATGGCAGGCGGACCTGTTCTGGCCGGCCTTCGGCCTGGCGGCAGCCATCGGCGTGGTGTTGGTCAGCCTGCGCCGCCAGCGGCCCGGTGGCACTCGCCGCTGGCTGGTGGTCGCGCTGTGGTTACAAGCCTTGGGCACCCTCGCCTGCACCCTGCCGGGCATGGCCGGATTGGTTCTGGGGGTGATCCTAAGCGGCGGCCCCTTCCTCGCCGGGATGCAACTGGTGATGCAGTACGCCCGCGAACTGGACCCGCAGGGCCATAGCCGTAACGTCGGCCTGCTGACCGCCGCCTTCGCCCTCGGGCAACTTGCCGGCCCGCTGCTGGCGGCTGCCAGCAGCCATTTCAGCGGCGATCTGCAACCGGCACTCTATGCGGCCGGCGCGGGGCTGCTCCTGGCGGGTGCCCTGATGGCGCGTCCGGGCGCCAACCCTGCCGGGGCGAACTCATTCGCCAAGCAGGACGCAGTCCTGCCCTGTGGGAGCGAATTTATTCGCGAATGA
- a CDS encoding extracellular solute-binding protein gives MKARILLAGALLGASLNAVAEPEVRIYNWFDYIGPNTLKDFQAASGIKPQYDVYDSNEVLEAKLLSGRSGYDLVVPSDGFLPNYMKAGVFQPLDKSKLPNWKNLNPGLLKVLAAKDPGNQYVMPYMWGTNGIAYNVDKVKAVLGENAPVDSWELIFNPDNLARLKQCGVAFLDSPTEVIPEVLHYLGLPPNSRNPDDYKKAEELLAKLRPNVSYFSSSKFVTDLANGEVCVALAWSGGAMQAAARAKEAGNGVKVEYRIPKEGTAAWFDVLAIPKDAKNVEQAHAFLNYLLQPEVVAPISDHVAYANPNQAADSLISAELRDNPNVYPPAEVQARLFSVEMLPPKLERVRTRTWTRIKTGT, from the coding sequence ATGAAGGCCCGCATCCTGCTGGCGGGGGCCCTGTTGGGCGCCTCGCTGAACGCTGTCGCCGAGCCGGAGGTACGCATCTACAACTGGTTCGACTACATTGGCCCGAACACCCTGAAGGACTTCCAGGCCGCTTCTGGCATCAAGCCCCAGTACGACGTCTACGACAGCAACGAAGTGCTGGAGGCCAAGCTGCTTTCTGGCCGTTCCGGCTACGACCTGGTGGTGCCCAGCGACGGCTTCCTGCCCAACTACATGAAGGCCGGCGTGTTCCAGCCGCTGGACAAGAGCAAGCTGCCCAACTGGAAGAATCTCAACCCGGGGCTGCTCAAGGTGCTGGCCGCCAAGGACCCGGGCAACCAGTACGTGATGCCCTACATGTGGGGCACCAACGGCATCGCCTACAACGTCGACAAGGTGAAGGCCGTGCTGGGTGAAAACGCGCCGGTGGACTCCTGGGAGCTGATCTTCAACCCGGACAACCTGGCCAGGCTCAAGCAGTGCGGCGTGGCCTTCCTCGACTCGCCCACCGAGGTGATTCCGGAGGTGCTGCACTACCTGGGCCTGCCGCCCAACAGCCGCAATCCGGACGATTACAAGAAGGCCGAGGAATTGCTGGCGAAGCTGCGCCCGAACGTGAGCTATTTCAGCTCGTCGAAGTTCGTCACCGACCTCGCCAACGGCGAAGTCTGCGTGGCACTGGCCTGGTCGGGCGGCGCCATGCAGGCCGCCGCCCGTGCGAAGGAGGCCGGCAATGGGGTGAAGGTGGAGTACCGCATTCCCAAGGAAGGTACCGCAGCCTGGTTCGATGTGCTGGCGATTCCGAAGGACGCCAAGAACGTCGAGCAGGCCCATGCCTTCCTCAACTACCTGCTGCAACCCGAAGTCGTCGCGCCCATCTCTGACCATGTCGCCTACGCCAACCCCAACCAGGCGGCGGACTCGCTGATCTCCGCGGAGCTGCGCGACAACCCCAACGTCTACCCGCCGGCCGAGGTGCAGGCCAGGCTGTTCTCGGTGGAGATGCTGCCGCCGAAGCTGGAGCGCGTCCGTACCCGCACCTGGACCAGGATCAAGACCGGGACCTAG
- a CDS encoding histone deacetylase family protein — protein MLTVYSDDHRLHFGQSELVDGKLQPCFEMPSRADTVLARVRQQEIGEVIEPKDFGLEPILQVHDAAYVEFLKGAWDRWAADGHSCDMLPSTFPARRLRRDGPIPTALHGQLGHYCFDTEAPITAGTWQAVYSSAQVALTAQDHIRQGANTAFALCRPPGHHAGSDFMGGYCFFNNAAIVTQAFLDQGAKRVAILDVDYHHGNGTQELFYERSDVLFASIHGDPLVEYPYYLGHADERGEGEGTGFNHNYPLPHGTGWDGWSAALDDACRKIAAYAPDALVISLGVDTYKDDPISKFKLDSPDYIRMGQRIAALGLPTLFIMEGGYAVEAIGVNAVNVLQGYEGAAR, from the coding sequence ATGCTGACCGTCTATAGCGACGATCACCGTCTCCACTTCGGCCAGTCGGAACTGGTCGACGGCAAACTCCAGCCCTGTTTCGAAATGCCCAGCCGCGCGGACACCGTGCTGGCGCGGGTTCGCCAGCAGGAAATCGGTGAGGTGATCGAGCCGAAGGACTTCGGCCTGGAGCCCATCCTGCAGGTCCACGACGCCGCCTACGTGGAGTTCCTCAAGGGTGCCTGGGATCGCTGGGCCGCCGACGGCCATAGCTGCGACATGCTCCCCAGTACCTTCCCGGCGCGCCGCCTGCGCCGCGACGGCCCCATTCCTACCGCGCTGCATGGCCAGCTCGGCCACTACTGCTTCGACACCGAAGCGCCGATCACCGCCGGTACCTGGCAGGCCGTGTACAGCTCCGCCCAGGTGGCGCTGACCGCCCAGGATCATATCCGCCAGGGCGCCAACACCGCCTTCGCCCTCTGCCGTCCGCCGGGACACCACGCCGGCAGCGACTTCATGGGCGGCTACTGCTTCTTCAACAACGCCGCCATCGTCACCCAGGCCTTTCTCGACCAGGGCGCCAAGCGCGTGGCCATCCTCGACGTCGACTACCACCACGGCAACGGTACCCAGGAGCTGTTCTACGAGCGCAGCGACGTGCTCTTCGCCTCCATCCACGGCGACCCGCTGGTGGAATATCCCTACTACCTGGGCCATGCCGACGAGCGCGGCGAAGGCGAGGGCACAGGCTTCAACCACAACTATCCGCTGCCCCACGGTACCGGTTGGGATGGCTGGTCTGCCGCCCTCGACGATGCCTGCCGCAAGATCGCCGCCTACGCGCCGGATGCCCTGGTGATCTCCCTCGGTGTGGACACCTACAAGGACGACCCCATCTCCAAGTTCAAGCTGGACTCGCCGGACTACATCCGCATGGGCCAGCGCATCGCCGCACTCGGCCTGCCCACCCTGTTCATCATGGAGGGCGGCTACGCAGTGGAGGCCATCGGCGTGAACGCGGTGAACGTGCTGCAAGGTTACGAAGGGGCCGCCCGATGA
- a CDS encoding BRO-N domain-containing protein, whose protein sequence is MPRVTLIGHEPCRLLGVSANVHMNDGLDADQWRTGLLKCERGLMGEEMLISESASHDLTPRHVYHPETRNLRRWLTHEVIPVLRAVRRAA, encoded by the coding sequence TTGCCGCGCGTCACCCTCATTGGCCATGAACCCTGTCGCCTGCTGGGCGTTTCGGCCAACGTCCACATGAACGACGGCCTCGACGCGGACCAATGGCGCACCGGTTTGCTCAAGTGCGAACGGGGGCTGATGGGGGAAGAAATGCTAATCAGCGAGTCCGCCAGCCACGACCTGACACCGCGCCACGTCTATCACCCGGAAACCCGCAACCTGCGCCGCTGGCTGACCCATGAGGTGATTCCCGTCCTGCGCGCGGTGCGGCGGGCGGCGTAG
- a CDS encoding AraC family transcriptional regulator: MVEHTFSRATWLNSLHMSALTVALLQEEGIAACDLLAGSGISEQDLAELQKLVNPEQEQQVYANAVRLAPRPAVGLALGLRTRISAYGLLGYAMLSAPTFGEALRVGLSYPVLLGTYFRLALEQDGDIAWLTATGYSEDESLRAFNTEVCLGSLKVTFADLLGQPLPLHAVQVDYPSGGGMARPYARGFGCPVSFGANRSAIGFDAAWLTRRLPLADPVTHKEMLEQCRRQNVEFAARRAWLERVRGLLAARLADPPGLEELAKQMNCSSRSLRRHLAQQQTSYQQLLDELRFTRAKEMLQQGDIPIYRIAEALGFSETASLRHAFQRWSGQPPSHFRG; encoded by the coding sequence ATGGTCGAGCACACCTTCTCCCGCGCCACCTGGCTGAACTCGCTGCACATGTCGGCGCTTACCGTGGCGCTGCTGCAGGAGGAGGGCATTGCTGCCTGCGACCTGCTGGCCGGCAGCGGCATCAGCGAACAGGACCTCGCCGAACTGCAGAAACTGGTCAACCCCGAGCAGGAGCAGCAGGTCTACGCCAACGCCGTGCGCCTGGCGCCGCGCCCGGCCGTGGGCCTGGCCCTCGGCCTGCGTACCCGCATCTCCGCCTACGGCCTGCTGGGCTACGCCATGCTGTCGGCGCCCACCTTCGGCGAGGCCCTGCGCGTCGGCCTGAGCTACCCGGTGCTGCTGGGTACCTACTTCCGCCTGGCGCTGGAGCAGGATGGCGACATCGCCTGGCTCACCGCCACCGGCTACAGCGAGGACGAGTCGTTGCGGGCGTTCAATACCGAAGTCTGCCTGGGCTCGCTCAAGGTCACCTTCGCCGACCTGCTGGGGCAGCCGCTGCCGTTGCACGCGGTGCAGGTGGACTATCCCTCCGGCGGCGGCATGGCGCGGCCCTATGCACGCGGATTCGGCTGCCCGGTGAGCTTTGGTGCCAACCGCAGCGCCATCGGTTTCGACGCCGCCTGGCTGACCCGCCGCCTGCCGCTCGCCGACCCGGTGACCCACAAGGAAATGCTCGAACAATGCCGCCGGCAGAACGTCGAGTTCGCCGCCCGTCGCGCCTGGCTGGAACGGGTGCGCGGCCTGCTCGCCGCCCGCCTGGCCGACCCGCCGGGGCTGGAGGAACTGGCGAAGCAGATGAACTGCTCCTCGCGCAGTCTGCGCCGCCACCTGGCCCAGCAGCAGACCAGCTACCAGCAGCTGCTGGACGAACTGCGCTTCACCCGCGCCAAGGAAATGCTCCAGCAGGGCGACATCCCCATCTACCGCATCGCCGAGGCGCTCGGCTTCAGCGAAACCGCCAGCCTGCGTCACGCCTTCCAACGCTGGAGCGGCCAGCCGCCGAGTCATTTCCGGGGGTAG
- the aceK gene encoding bifunctional isocitrate dehydrogenase kinase/phosphatase gives MAQQWPAEGIARLILEGFDDYREHFRQITDGARARFEEAQWQATQHAAAERIALYEIKVGETSERLRAAYAVDELLDVQLWPLVKSAYIGLIDLRLDDELSETWYNSIFCSLFSHDLISDGCMFIHTTRPSLRTHERAPQTRSYRPAGRLHAALSAVLDDFRFDVPYDDRAGDLERLETQLRENLPDWVCKDPELCIELFASPLYRNKGAYLVGRIYTRDEQWPLVLPLLHREGRGIQADAVITDEAEVSIIFSFTRSYFMVDVAVPAEFVGFLKRILPGKHIAELYTSIGFYKHGKSEFYRALINHLANTDDRFIMAPGVRGMVMSVFTLPGFNTVFKIIKDRFAHAKTVDRNTVIEKYRLVKNVDRVGRMADTQEFADFRFPRSKFDPDCLAELLEVAPSTVALEGDVVLIRHCWTERRMTPLNIYLESASDAQVHEALYDYGLAIKQLAAANIFPGDMLLKNFGVTRHGRVVFYDYDEICYLTEVNFRVIPPPRYPEDEMSAEPWYSVAPNDVFPEEFPRFLFADIGQRRLFAKLHGELYDAEYWKTLQAAIRSGKVIDVFPYRRQERELTEAIQ, from the coding sequence ATGGCGCAGCAATGGCCGGCCGAAGGCATCGCCCGACTGATCCTCGAAGGTTTCGACGACTACCGTGAGCATTTCCGCCAGATCACCGACGGCGCCCGTGCCCGCTTCGAGGAGGCACAGTGGCAGGCCACGCAACATGCGGCGGCGGAGCGGATCGCTCTCTACGAGATAAAGGTCGGTGAAACCAGCGAACGGCTGCGCGCAGCCTACGCGGTGGATGAATTGCTGGACGTGCAGCTCTGGCCCCTGGTGAAGAGCGCCTACATCGGCCTGATCGACCTGCGCCTGGACGATGAGCTGTCCGAGACCTGGTACAACTCGATCTTCTGCAGTCTGTTCAGCCACGACCTGATCAGCGACGGCTGCATGTTCATCCACACCACCCGGCCTTCGCTGCGCACCCACGAGCGCGCCCCCCAGACCCGCAGCTACCGCCCCGCAGGCCGACTGCATGCGGCGCTCTCGGCGGTGCTCGATGACTTCCGTTTCGATGTGCCCTACGACGACCGCGCCGGCGACCTGGAACGCCTTGAAACCCAGCTGCGCGAAAACCTGCCCGACTGGGTCTGCAAGGACCCGGAGCTGTGCATCGAACTCTTCGCCTCGCCGCTTTACCGCAACAAGGGCGCGTACCTGGTGGGGCGCATCTACACCCGCGACGAGCAATGGCCGCTGGTGCTGCCGTTGCTGCACCGCGAGGGCCGCGGCATCCAGGCCGACGCGGTGATCACCGACGAAGCGGAAGTGTCGATCATCTTCTCCTTCACCCGTTCCTACTTCATGGTGGACGTGGCCGTGCCCGCCGAGTTCGTCGGCTTCCTCAAGCGCATCCTGCCGGGCAAGCACATCGCCGAACTGTACACCTCCATCGGTTTCTACAAGCACGGCAAGTCGGAGTTCTACCGCGCGCTGATCAACCACCTGGCCAACACCGACGACCGCTTCATCATGGCGCCCGGCGTGCGCGGCATGGTGATGAGCGTGTTCACCCTGCCGGGCTTCAACACGGTGTTCAAGATCATCAAGGACCGCTTCGCCCACGCCAAGACGGTGGACCGCAACACCGTGATCGAGAAGTACCGTCTGGTGAAGAACGTCGACCGGGTAGGGCGCATGGCCGATACCCAGGAGTTCGCCGACTTCCGCTTCCCCAGGTCCAAGTTCGACCCGGATTGCCTGGCCGAACTGCTGGAGGTGGCGCCGTCCACCGTGGCCCTGGAGGGCGACGTGGTGCTGATCCGTCACTGCTGGACCGAGCGCCGCATGACGCCGCTGAACATCTACCTGGAAAGCGCCAGCGACGCCCAGGTGCACGAGGCGCTCTACGACTATGGCCTGGCCATCAAGCAACTGGCGGCGGCGAACATTTTCCCCGGCGACATGCTGCTGAAGAACTTCGGCGTCACCCGCCACGGCCGCGTGGTGTTCTACGACTACGACGAGATCTGCTACCTCACCGAGGTGAACTTCCGCGTCATCCCGCCGCCGCGTTACCCGGAGGACGAGATGTCCGCCGAGCCCTGGTATTCGGTGGCGCCCAACGACGTCTTCCCCGAGGAGTTCCCGCGCTTCCTTTTCGCCGACATCGGCCAGCGCCGGCTGTTCGCCAAGCTCCATGGCGAGCTCTATGACGCCGAGTACTGGAAGACCCTGCAGGCCGCCATCCGCTCCGGCAAGGTGATCGACGTCTTCCCCTACAGGCGCCAGGAACGAGAACTCACCGAGGCCATCCAGTAG
- a CDS encoding LysR family transcriptional regulator — protein MDKLSALTMFVATAEYGSFSRAAEQLGKTPSALTKAVGHLEGELGVRLFERTTRRMALTEAGHIYLEGARQALMQLQLAGEEVDQLQHELRGTLRLTAPPSFGPAFLSEVCCRFMSEHPQVRLEVDLNDAFVDLIDGGYDLALRDGPTDLPGLIARPLTENRIYLCASPGYLARKGGAVTLENYLQHDWLIFQHPLLNRHFWWLLRDGERIRLPQPVPRMASDNYDFLLTCLLAGHGLQVMPQWSAAPYLASGQLVRVMADYELEPDAFGPWVHVLYLAHRRRTRKVRVFIEMLEACLREKGIA, from the coding sequence ATGGACAAGCTCAGCGCGCTCACCATGTTCGTCGCCACCGCCGAGTACGGCAGTTTCAGCCGCGCCGCCGAACAACTCGGCAAGACGCCCTCGGCCTTGACCAAGGCGGTAGGCCATCTGGAAGGCGAGCTGGGCGTGCGGCTGTTCGAACGCACCACCCGGCGCATGGCGCTGACTGAAGCCGGGCATATCTACCTGGAGGGCGCCCGGCAGGCCTTGATGCAATTGCAACTGGCCGGCGAGGAAGTGGACCAGTTGCAACACGAACTGCGCGGAACTCTTCGCCTCACCGCGCCACCGTCCTTCGGCCCGGCCTTCCTGAGCGAGGTGTGCTGCCGCTTCATGAGCGAGCACCCGCAGGTGCGCCTGGAAGTGGACCTCAACGACGCCTTCGTCGACCTGATCGACGGCGGCTACGACCTGGCCCTGCGCGACGGGCCCACCGACTTGCCGGGGCTGATCGCAAGGCCGCTGACGGAGAACCGCATCTACCTGTGCGCCAGTCCCGGTTACCTGGCGCGCAAGGGGGGAGCGGTGACCCTGGAAAACTACCTGCAGCACGACTGGCTGATCTTCCAGCATCCGTTGCTCAACCGGCACTTCTGGTGGCTGCTGCGCGACGGCGAGCGCATACGCTTGCCGCAGCCCGTGCCGAGAATGGCCAGCGACAACTACGACTTCCTGCTCACCTGCCTCCTGGCCGGCCACGGCTTGCAGGTGATGCCGCAATGGAGCGCCGCACCCTACCTGGCCAGCGGCCAACTGGTCCGGGTGATGGCCGACTACGAGCTGGAGCCCGACGCCTTCGGTCCCTGGGTCCATGTCCTCTACCTGGCCCATCGCCGGCGCACGCGCAAGGTGCGGGTATTCATCGAAATGCTGGAGGCCTGCCTGCGGGAGAAGGGGATTGCCTGA
- a CDS encoding amidohydrolase, with the protein MKTFAPTLLAVALACSSMESFAAVDLILHNAKVYTAEPGQALQQAVAVEDGKVRAVGSNDDVLELRESATQVIDLGGKVLMPGFIDSHSHAIFGGLELDSASLGGQLVPVAELEQRLRQWRDNGKARHGDALSVSGMPSAAWGEVAELEQRFNQGEWAEVPIFFMGWDHHTGWANRAMLKRAGVDAAMVKGLKGEAQATIGHHDDGQPNGFLADAGLDPVMAQLPPATAEQLLKAARSALRYNLSLGITAWMDPAANAAPGEPLFDFKPTAQTLGVLPAYKALAEKGELTAHVAALLVANPKSRPADLDTLDKVRQQFQGVPNLTLPGIKVFADGVAEIPAQTAAMLEPYKNSNKRGELLIDPAHFGELVSAADARGWLVHVHAIGDRAVRESLNGIEQARKDRQSGIAHSVTHLQMVNPKEFARFQPLGVIASMQLYWASADELSLDLVQPYISAMAFHYQYPARSLLKNGATISGASDWPVTTPEPWKAIYQAVSRKGPKGVLNADEEIDRETMFQAYTLNSARTIGLDKQIGSLAPGKQADLILLDRDVFQVEPEALRDTQVLKTWFAGREVFNAAL; encoded by the coding sequence ATGAAAACCTTCGCCCCTACCCTGCTGGCCGTCGCGCTGGCTTGTTCCTCGATGGAAAGCTTCGCGGCCGTCGATCTCATCCTGCACAACGCCAAGGTCTACACCGCCGAACCCGGCCAGGCCCTGCAACAGGCCGTGGCCGTGGAAGACGGCAAGGTCCGCGCCGTCGGCAGCAACGATGACGTGCTGGAACTCAGGGAATCCGCTACCCAGGTGATCGACCTCGGCGGCAAGGTGCTGATGCCGGGCTTTATCGACTCCCATTCCCACGCCATCTTCGGCGGACTGGAGCTGGATTCGGCCAGCCTTGGCGGTCAGCTGGTACCCGTGGCGGAACTGGAGCAGCGCCTGCGCCAGTGGCGCGACAACGGCAAGGCGCGGCATGGCGATGCGCTCAGCGTCAGCGGCATGCCGTCGGCCGCCTGGGGCGAGGTGGCTGAGCTGGAGCAGCGCTTCAACCAGGGCGAATGGGCCGAGGTGCCGATCTTCTTCATGGGCTGGGACCACCACACCGGCTGGGCCAACCGCGCCATGTTGAAACGCGCCGGCGTCGACGCCGCCATGGTTAAGGGCCTGAAAGGCGAGGCGCAGGCCACCATCGGTCATCACGACGATGGCCAGCCCAATGGTTTTCTCGCCGACGCCGGCCTGGACCCGGTGATGGCGCAACTGCCGCCGGCCACCGCCGAGCAACTGTTGAAGGCTGCCCGCTCGGCACTGCGTTACAACCTCAGCCTGGGCATCACCGCGTGGATGGACCCGGCGGCCAACGCCGCACCGGGAGAGCCCTTGTTCGACTTCAAGCCCACCGCCCAGACCTTGGGCGTATTACCTGCTTACAAGGCACTGGCTGAGAAGGGCGAACTGACCGCCCATGTCGCCGCCCTGCTGGTGGCCAACCCGAAGAGCCGCCCGGCCGACCTCGACACCCTGGACAAGGTACGCCAGCAGTTCCAGGGCGTGCCCAACCTGACCCTGCCCGGCATCAAGGTCTTCGCCGATGGCGTGGCGGAAATCCCGGCGCAGACCGCAGCCATGCTCGAGCCCTACAAGAACTCGAACAAGCGCGGTGAGCTGCTGATCGACCCGGCGCATTTCGGTGAACTGGTCAGCGCCGCCGACGCCCGTGGCTGGCTGGTGCATGTCCATGCCATCGGCGACCGCGCGGTGCGCGAATCCCTGAACGGCATCGAGCAGGCGCGCAAGGACCGTCAGAGCGGCATCGCCCACTCGGTCACCCATCTGCAAATGGTCAACCCGAAGGAGTTCGCCCGCTTCCAGCCGCTGGGCGTGATCGCCTCCATGCAGCTCTACTGGGCCAGCGCCGACGAGCTCAGCCTGGACCTGGTGCAACCCTACATCAGCGCCATGGCCTTCCATTACCAGTATCCGGCGCGCTCGCTGTTGAAGAATGGAGCGACCATCTCCGGCGCCAGCGACTGGCCGGTGACCACCCCCGAACCCTGGAAAGCCATCTATCAGGCGGTCAGCCGCAAGGGTCCCAAGGGCGTGCTGAACGCGGACGAGGAGATCGACCGCGAGACCATGTTCCAGGCCTATACCCTCAACTCCGCACGCACCATCGGCCTCGACAAGCAGATCGGCTCGCTCGCGCCCGGCAAACAGGCCGACCTGATCCTGCTGGACCGCGATGTGTTCCAGGTCGAACCCGAAGCCCTGCGCGACACCCAGGTGCTGAAAACCTGGTTCGCCGGCCGCGAAGTCTTCAACGCCGCTCTCTAA